In Bombina bombina isolate aBomBom1 chromosome 6, aBomBom1.pri, whole genome shotgun sequence, a single genomic region encodes these proteins:
- the LOC128664622 gene encoding olfactory receptor 151-like: MDNQTTVKDFYIVAFSKNEGKESFIFLLFLLIYLIGVLANIATIGIIYTNYQLHTPMYFFLSNLSFIDICYITVTVPKLLNILLSGNNSISFNQCFTQMYFYNFMAISETILLSSMAYDRYVAICQPLHYHVFLNKKKCAMLLIVTWVSGCGDSLFLTMCTSKLSFCHSKIDQLFCDIKALAQISCANMGLYMIIFANFFVFGLCTFLYNVISYIKILISILRIPSTTGRKKAFSTCTSHFTVLILYYGTSMWMYMRPSSVNTEELDQLFSTVYIAVTPMLNPLIYSLRNKDVKKVLRVLVMGNKHGTSKQALSSNIPKRQR; the protein is encoded by the coding sequence ATGGATAACCAAACAACTGTAAAAGACTTCTATATAGTAGCATTTTCCAAGAATGAAGGAAAAGAATCCTTCATATTTCTACTTTTTCTCTTGATTTATTTAATTGGAGTGTTAGCAAATATAGCCACAATTGGTATCATTTATACAAATTACCAGCTGCATACTCCTATGTACTTCTTCCTCAGTAACCTCTCCTTTATTGACATCTGTTATATCACAGTCACTGTTCCTAAGCTGCTGAACATATTATTATCAGGGAATAATTCAATATCCTTTAACCAGTGTTTTACCCAGATGTATTTCTATAATTTTATGGCCATTTCTGAGACTATACTGCTGTCCTCTATGGCCTATGATCGCTATGTTGCTATTTGTCAACCCTTGCATTATCATGTTTTTCTGAATAAGAAGAAATGTGCTATGCTTTTGATAGTGACATGGGTATCTGGATGTGGGGATTCACTGTTTTTAACAATGTGTACTTCAAAGTTATCCTTTTGTCATTCTAAAATTGATCAGTTATTTTGTGATATTAAGGCATTGGCACAAATCTCCTGTGCAAACATGGGACTTTATATGATCATCTTTGCAAACTTTTTTGTATTTGGACTCTGCACATTTTTGTACAATGTAATATCTTATATCAAAATACTCATCAGCATTTTGCGCATTCCATCTACAACTGGAAGAAAAAAAGCTTTCTCCACATGTACATCCCACTTCACTGTGCTTATACTGTACTATGGGACTTCCATGTGGATGTACATGAGACCATCTTCAGTTAATACAGAGGAACTGGACCAACTGTTCTCTACTGTTTATATTGCAGTCACTCCCATGTTAAATCCACTGATATACAGTTTAAGAAATAAAGATGTAAAGAAGGTTCTGAGAGTCTTGGTGATGGGAAACAAACATGGTACATCCAAGCAGGCACTTTCTTCCAACATTCCAAAAAGACAGAGATAA